A region from the Ovis aries strain OAR_USU_Benz2616 breed Rambouillet chromosome 22, ARS-UI_Ramb_v3.0, whole genome shotgun sequence genome encodes:
- the MORN4 gene encoding MORN repeat-containing protein 4 has translation MTLTKGSFTYSSGEEYRGEWKEGRRHGFGQLMFADGGTYLGHFENGLFNGFGVLTFSDGSRYEGEFAQGKFNGVGVFIRHDNMTFEGEFKNGRVDGLGLLTFPDGSHGIPRNEGLFENNKLLRREKCSAVVQRAQSASKSARSLTA, from the exons ATGACCCTGACAAAAGGTTCCTTCACTTACTCCAGTGGAGAGGAGTATCGTGGCGAGTGGAAGGAGG GCCGCAGACATGGTTTTGGTCAACTGATGTTTGCAGATGGTGGCACCTACCTGGGCCATTTTGAGAATGGGCTCTTTAATGGCTTCGGGGTACTGACCTTCTCAGATGGCTCAAG GTATGAGGGGGAGTTTGCCCAGGGCAAGTTCAACGGCGTCGGAGTCTTCATTCGACATGACAACATGACCTTTGAGGGAGAATTTAAAAACGGCAGAGTGGATGGTTTGG GCCTGCTGACTTTCCCTGATGGTTCTCATGGAATACCCCGCAATGAAGGTCTGTTCGAGAACAACAAGCTTTTGCGGCGTGAGAAGTGCTCGGCGGTGGTCCAGCGGGCCCAGAGCGCCTCCAAGTCAGCCCGGAGCCTCACTGCCTGA